From Quercus lobata isolate SW786 chromosome 1, ValleyOak3.0 Primary Assembly, whole genome shotgun sequence, one genomic window encodes:
- the LOC115980114 gene encoding organellar oligopeptidase A, chloroplastic/mitochondrial-like isoform X3 has product MATETHHNPLLEDFVFPPFDIIEPHHVGPAIRSLLKQLERDLVELEATVEPTWPKLVEPLEKIIDRLSVVWGIVNHLNAVKDSSELRYAIEEVQPEKVQFQLRLSQSKPIFYAFKAIRESSSWESLSDAQKRIVEAQIRDAVLNGISLEDDKRQQFNKIEQELEKLAQKFEENVLDATKKYEKLVTDKKDIEGMPTTALAMAAQKAISKGYENATVENGPWVITLDGPSYRCVMQHARNRYLREEVYRAYITRASSGDLNNTPIIDQILKLRLEKANLLGYDNYAEVSMEKKMATVSKAEELIEELCSASWSSAIQDMEDIKIFAKGQNATEADELNLWDVKFWSERLRESSYHINEEELRPFLSLPNVIDGLFSLAKMLFAIDIDPADGLAPVWNEDVKLYCVKDSYGAPMAYFYFDPYSRPSEKRGGAWVSVIVGRSRALSRDGTSSRLPIVHIVCNQTPPLAGKPSLMTFHEVEAVFHEFGHALQHMLTTQDEGLVSGNRGIEWDAVELPSTFMENWCYQRDTLRSIAKHYETGESLPEEVCLKLRSARTFRAGSELLRQLRFASVDMELHTKYVPGGSESVFDIDHRVGQKTHLIPLLPEDRFLCSFSHIFAVGRGVGF; this is encoded by the exons ATGGCGACCGAGACCCACCACAACCCCTTGTTGGAGGACTTCGTTTTTCCTCCTTTTGATATTATCGAGCCCCACCATGTTGGTCCGGCCATTCGGTCCCTCTTGAAACAACTT GAGAGGGATTTGGTTGAATTGGAAGCTACAGTGGAACCAACATGGCCAAAGTTAGTTGAACCGTTGGAGAAGATCATAGATAGATTATCTGTTGTTTGGGGAATTGTGAACCATCTCAATGCTGTAAAGGACTCTTCTGAACTCCGTTATGCTATTGAAGAAGTTCAG CCAGAGAAGGTACAATTTCAACTTAGGTTGAGCCAAAGCAAACCCATATTTTATGCTTTTAAAGCTATCCGAGAATCTTCCAGTTGGGAAAGTTTAAGTGATGCACAAAAACGTATAGTTGAAG CTCAAATAAGAGATGCAGTCCTCAATGGTATTTCCCTTGAAGATGATAAAAGACAACAGTTCAATAAAATTGAACAG GAGTTAGAAAAGTTAGCacagaaatttgaagagaatgTTCTAGATGCCACaaagaaatatgaaaaattggTTACTGATAAGAAGGACATTGAAGGAATGCCTACTACTGCACTTGCCATGGCTGCACAAAAGGCAATTTCCAAG GGCTATGAAAATGCTACCGTTGAAAATGGGCCATGGGTTATTACTTTGGATGGTCCAAGCTATCGTTGTGTCATGCAACATGCTCGGAACCGATATTTGCGTGAGGAAGTATACCGTGCTTATATCACCCGTGCTTCAAGTGGAGACCTCAACAATACACCAATTATTGACCAAATTTTGAAGCTTAGGTTGGAGAAAGCAAATCTTCTTGGCTATGATAACTATGCTGAG gTAAGCATGGAAAAGAAAATGGCTACTGTCAGTAAAGCAGAGGAGCTTATAGAGGAACTTTGTAGTGCTTCATGGAGTTCTGCAATTCAAG aCATGGAGGACATTAAAATTTTTGCTAAAGGTCAAAATGCAACAGAAGCTGATGAATTGAATCTCTGGGATGTAAAATTCTGGAGTGAGAGATTGCGTGAGTCCAGTTATCACATAAATGAG GAAGAGTTGCGTCCCTTTTTATCACTGCCAAATGTTATAGATGGCCTCTTTAGCCTTGCAAAGATGCTCTTTGCAATTGATATTGACCCAGCGGATGGCCTAGCTCCG GTATGGAATGAGGATGTCAAATTGTACTGTGTCAAAGATTCCTATGGTGCTCCCATGGCATACTTCTATTTTGACCCATATTCTCGTCCCTCTGAAAAACGTGGTGGGGCATGGGTCTCTGTGATTGTTGGTCGTAGTCGTGCACTTTCACGAGATGGTACATCATCTAGGTTGCCCATTGTACACATAGTGTGCAATCAAACACCACCATTAGCTGGCAAGCCAAGCCTTATGACCTTCCATGAG GTTGAGGCTGTCTTCCATGAGTTTGGCCATGCCCTTCAGCATATGTTAACCACGCAAGATGAGGGACTTGTTTCTGGTAATCGAGGGATAGAATGGGATGCTGTTGAATTACCTTCTACGTTCATGGAAAATTGGTGCTATCAAAG GGATACTTTAAGGAGCATTGCCAAGCACTATGAAACTGGTGAGAGTCTCCCTGAAGAAGTATGCTTGAAACTTCGTTCAGCAAGGACTTTTCGTGCAGGTTCAGAGCTTCTTCGTCAG CTACGATTTGCGAGTGTAGATATGGAACTCCATACAAAGTATGTTCCTGGTGGTTCAGAATCCGTCTTTGACATTGATCATAGAGTGGGTCAAAAGACTCATTTGATCCCATTGCTTCCAGAGGACAGGTTCCTCTGCAGTTTCAGCCATATATTTGCAG TGGGCAGAGGTGTTGGCTTTTGA
- the LOC115980114 gene encoding organellar oligopeptidase A, chloroplastic/mitochondrial-like isoform X4 has protein sequence MATETHHNPLLEDFVFPPFDIIEPHHVGPAIRSLLKQLERDLVELEATVEPTWPKLVEPLEKIIDRLSVVWGIVNHLNAVKDSSELRYAIEEVQPEKVQFQLRLSQSKPIFYAFKAIRESSSWESLSDAQKRIVEAQIRDAVLNGISLEDDKRQQFNKIEQELEKLAQKFEENVLDATKKYEKLVTDKKDIEGMPTTALAMAAQKAISKGYENATVENGPWVITLDGPSYRCVMQHARNRYLREEVYRAYITRASSGDLNNTPIIDQILKLRLEKANLLGYDNYAEVSMEKKMATVSKAEELIEELCSASWSSAIQDMEDIKIFAKGQNATEADELNLWDVKFWSERLRESSYHINEEELRPFLSLPNVIDGLFSLAKMLFAIDIDPADGLAPVWNEDVKLYCVKDSYGAPMAYFYFDPYSRPSEKRGGAWVSVIVGRSRALSRDGTSSRLPIVHIVCNQTPPLAGKPSLMTFHEVEAVFHEFGHALQHMLTTQDEGLVSGNRGIEWDAVELPSTFMENWCYQRDTLRSIAKHYETGESLPEEVCLKLRSARTFRAGSELLRQNGSFHLKLKSENSMMSSFQAKGV, from the exons ATGGCGACCGAGACCCACCACAACCCCTTGTTGGAGGACTTCGTTTTTCCTCCTTTTGATATTATCGAGCCCCACCATGTTGGTCCGGCCATTCGGTCCCTCTTGAAACAACTT GAGAGGGATTTGGTTGAATTGGAAGCTACAGTGGAACCAACATGGCCAAAGTTAGTTGAACCGTTGGAGAAGATCATAGATAGATTATCTGTTGTTTGGGGAATTGTGAACCATCTCAATGCTGTAAAGGACTCTTCTGAACTCCGTTATGCTATTGAAGAAGTTCAG CCAGAGAAGGTACAATTTCAACTTAGGTTGAGCCAAAGCAAACCCATATTTTATGCTTTTAAAGCTATCCGAGAATCTTCCAGTTGGGAAAGTTTAAGTGATGCACAAAAACGTATAGTTGAAG CTCAAATAAGAGATGCAGTCCTCAATGGTATTTCCCTTGAAGATGATAAAAGACAACAGTTCAATAAAATTGAACAG GAGTTAGAAAAGTTAGCacagaaatttgaagagaatgTTCTAGATGCCACaaagaaatatgaaaaattggTTACTGATAAGAAGGACATTGAAGGAATGCCTACTACTGCACTTGCCATGGCTGCACAAAAGGCAATTTCCAAG GGCTATGAAAATGCTACCGTTGAAAATGGGCCATGGGTTATTACTTTGGATGGTCCAAGCTATCGTTGTGTCATGCAACATGCTCGGAACCGATATTTGCGTGAGGAAGTATACCGTGCTTATATCACCCGTGCTTCAAGTGGAGACCTCAACAATACACCAATTATTGACCAAATTTTGAAGCTTAGGTTGGAGAAAGCAAATCTTCTTGGCTATGATAACTATGCTGAG gTAAGCATGGAAAAGAAAATGGCTACTGTCAGTAAAGCAGAGGAGCTTATAGAGGAACTTTGTAGTGCTTCATGGAGTTCTGCAATTCAAG aCATGGAGGACATTAAAATTTTTGCTAAAGGTCAAAATGCAACAGAAGCTGATGAATTGAATCTCTGGGATGTAAAATTCTGGAGTGAGAGATTGCGTGAGTCCAGTTATCACATAAATGAG GAAGAGTTGCGTCCCTTTTTATCACTGCCAAATGTTATAGATGGCCTCTTTAGCCTTGCAAAGATGCTCTTTGCAATTGATATTGACCCAGCGGATGGCCTAGCTCCG GTATGGAATGAGGATGTCAAATTGTACTGTGTCAAAGATTCCTATGGTGCTCCCATGGCATACTTCTATTTTGACCCATATTCTCGTCCCTCTGAAAAACGTGGTGGGGCATGGGTCTCTGTGATTGTTGGTCGTAGTCGTGCACTTTCACGAGATGGTACATCATCTAGGTTGCCCATTGTACACATAGTGTGCAATCAAACACCACCATTAGCTGGCAAGCCAAGCCTTATGACCTTCCATGAG GTTGAGGCTGTCTTCCATGAGTTTGGCCATGCCCTTCAGCATATGTTAACCACGCAAGATGAGGGACTTGTTTCTGGTAATCGAGGGATAGAATGGGATGCTGTTGAATTACCTTCTACGTTCATGGAAAATTGGTGCTATCAAAG GGATACTTTAAGGAGCATTGCCAAGCACTATGAAACTGGTGAGAGTCTCCCTGAAGAAGTATGCTTGAAACTTCGTTCAGCAAGGACTTTTCGTGCAGGTTCAGAGCTTCTTCGTCAG AATGGAAGCTTTCATCTGaaattgaaaagtgaaaactcaATGATGAGTTCTTTCCAAGCGAAAGGGGTCTGA
- the LOC115980114 gene encoding organellar oligopeptidase A, chloroplastic/mitochondrial-like isoform X2, protein MATETHHNPLLEDFVFPPFDIIEPHHVGPAIRSLLKQLERDLVELEATVEPTWPKLVEPLEKIIDRLSVVWGIVNHLNAVKDSSELRYAIEEVQPEKVQFQLRLSQSKPIFYAFKAIRESSSWESLSDAQKRIVEAQIRDAVLNGISLEDDKRQQFNKIEQELEKLAQKFEENVLDATKKYEKLVTDKKDIEGMPTTALAMAAQKAISKGYENATVENGPWVITLDGPSYRCVMQHARNRYLREEVYRAYITRASSGDLNNTPIIDQILKLRLEKANLLGYDNYAEVSMEKKMATVSKAEELIEELCSASWSSAIQDMEDIKIFAKGQNATEADELNLWDVKFWSERLRESSYHINEEELRPFLSLPNVIDGLFSLAKMLFAIDIDPADGLAPVWNEDVKLYCVKDSYGAPMAYFYFDPYSRPSEKRGGAWVSVIVGRSRALSRDGTSSRLPIVHIVCNQTPPLAGKPSLMTFHEVEAVFHEFGHALQHMLTTQDEGLVSGNRGIEWDAVELPSTFMENWCYQRDTLRSIAKHYETGESLPEEVCLKLRSARTFRAGSELLRQLRFASVDMELHTKYVPGGSESVFDIDHRVGQKTHLIPLLPEDRFLCSFSHIFADDYAAGYYSYQWAEVLAFDAFSAFEEAGLDNDKVFIEFRGREPLPEAMLRYNGLLP, encoded by the exons ATGGCGACCGAGACCCACCACAACCCCTTGTTGGAGGACTTCGTTTTTCCTCCTTTTGATATTATCGAGCCCCACCATGTTGGTCCGGCCATTCGGTCCCTCTTGAAACAACTT GAGAGGGATTTGGTTGAATTGGAAGCTACAGTGGAACCAACATGGCCAAAGTTAGTTGAACCGTTGGAGAAGATCATAGATAGATTATCTGTTGTTTGGGGAATTGTGAACCATCTCAATGCTGTAAAGGACTCTTCTGAACTCCGTTATGCTATTGAAGAAGTTCAG CCAGAGAAGGTACAATTTCAACTTAGGTTGAGCCAAAGCAAACCCATATTTTATGCTTTTAAAGCTATCCGAGAATCTTCCAGTTGGGAAAGTTTAAGTGATGCACAAAAACGTATAGTTGAAG CTCAAATAAGAGATGCAGTCCTCAATGGTATTTCCCTTGAAGATGATAAAAGACAACAGTTCAATAAAATTGAACAG GAGTTAGAAAAGTTAGCacagaaatttgaagagaatgTTCTAGATGCCACaaagaaatatgaaaaattggTTACTGATAAGAAGGACATTGAAGGAATGCCTACTACTGCACTTGCCATGGCTGCACAAAAGGCAATTTCCAAG GGCTATGAAAATGCTACCGTTGAAAATGGGCCATGGGTTATTACTTTGGATGGTCCAAGCTATCGTTGTGTCATGCAACATGCTCGGAACCGATATTTGCGTGAGGAAGTATACCGTGCTTATATCACCCGTGCTTCAAGTGGAGACCTCAACAATACACCAATTATTGACCAAATTTTGAAGCTTAGGTTGGAGAAAGCAAATCTTCTTGGCTATGATAACTATGCTGAG gTAAGCATGGAAAAGAAAATGGCTACTGTCAGTAAAGCAGAGGAGCTTATAGAGGAACTTTGTAGTGCTTCATGGAGTTCTGCAATTCAAG aCATGGAGGACATTAAAATTTTTGCTAAAGGTCAAAATGCAACAGAAGCTGATGAATTGAATCTCTGGGATGTAAAATTCTGGAGTGAGAGATTGCGTGAGTCCAGTTATCACATAAATGAG GAAGAGTTGCGTCCCTTTTTATCACTGCCAAATGTTATAGATGGCCTCTTTAGCCTTGCAAAGATGCTCTTTGCAATTGATATTGACCCAGCGGATGGCCTAGCTCCG GTATGGAATGAGGATGTCAAATTGTACTGTGTCAAAGATTCCTATGGTGCTCCCATGGCATACTTCTATTTTGACCCATATTCTCGTCCCTCTGAAAAACGTGGTGGGGCATGGGTCTCTGTGATTGTTGGTCGTAGTCGTGCACTTTCACGAGATGGTACATCATCTAGGTTGCCCATTGTACACATAGTGTGCAATCAAACACCACCATTAGCTGGCAAGCCAAGCCTTATGACCTTCCATGAG GTTGAGGCTGTCTTCCATGAGTTTGGCCATGCCCTTCAGCATATGTTAACCACGCAAGATGAGGGACTTGTTTCTGGTAATCGAGGGATAGAATGGGATGCTGTTGAATTACCTTCTACGTTCATGGAAAATTGGTGCTATCAAAG GGATACTTTAAGGAGCATTGCCAAGCACTATGAAACTGGTGAGAGTCTCCCTGAAGAAGTATGCTTGAAACTTCGTTCAGCAAGGACTTTTCGTGCAGGTTCAGAGCTTCTTCGTCAG CTACGATTTGCGAGTGTAGATATGGAACTCCATACAAAGTATGTTCCTGGTGGTTCAGAATCCGTCTTTGACATTGATCATAGAGTGGGTCAAAAGACTCATTTGATCCCATTGCTTCCAGAGGACAGGTTCCTCTGCAGTTTCAGCCATATATTTGCAG ATGATTATGCAGCTGGATACTACAGCTACCAG TGGGCAGAGGTGTTGGCTTTTGATGCCTTTTCCGCATTTGAGGAGGCTGGCTTGGATAATGACAAG GTTTTCATTGAGTTCCGAGGGCGTGAACCTTTGCCAGAGGCGATGCTCAGGTACAATGGCTTATTGCCTTGA
- the LOC115980114 gene encoding organellar oligopeptidase A, chloroplastic/mitochondrial-like isoform X1, translated as MATETHHNPLLEDFVFPPFDIIEPHHVGPAIRSLLKQLERDLVELEATVEPTWPKLVEPLEKIIDRLSVVWGIVNHLNAVKDSSELRYAIEEVQPEKVQFQLRLSQSKPIFYAFKAIRESSSWESLSDAQKRIVEAQIRDAVLNGISLEDDKRQQFNKIEQELEKLAQKFEENVLDATKKYEKLVTDKKDIEGMPTTALAMAAQKAISKGYENATVENGPWVITLDGPSYRCVMQHARNRYLREEVYRAYITRASSGDLNNTPIIDQILKLRLEKANLLGYDNYAEVSMEKKMATVSKAEELIEELCSASWSSAIQDMEDIKIFAKGQNATEADELNLWDVKFWSERLRESSYHINEEELRPFLSLPNVIDGLFSLAKMLFAIDIDPADGLAPVWNEDVKLYCVKDSYGAPMAYFYFDPYSRPSEKRGGAWVSVIVGRSRALSRDGTSSRLPIVHIVCNQTPPLAGKPSLMTFHEVEAVFHEFGHALQHMLTTQDEGLVSGNRGIEWDAVELPSTFMENWCYQRDTLRSIAKHYETGESLPEEVCLKLRSARTFRAGSELLRQLRFASVDMELHTKYVPGGSESVFDIDHRVGQKTHLIPLLPEDRFLCSFSHIFADDYAAGYYSYQWAEVLAFDAFSAFEEAGLDNDKAIKEMGLKFRETILALGGGKSPLEVFIEFRGREPLPEAMLRYNGLLP; from the exons ATGGCGACCGAGACCCACCACAACCCCTTGTTGGAGGACTTCGTTTTTCCTCCTTTTGATATTATCGAGCCCCACCATGTTGGTCCGGCCATTCGGTCCCTCTTGAAACAACTT GAGAGGGATTTGGTTGAATTGGAAGCTACAGTGGAACCAACATGGCCAAAGTTAGTTGAACCGTTGGAGAAGATCATAGATAGATTATCTGTTGTTTGGGGAATTGTGAACCATCTCAATGCTGTAAAGGACTCTTCTGAACTCCGTTATGCTATTGAAGAAGTTCAG CCAGAGAAGGTACAATTTCAACTTAGGTTGAGCCAAAGCAAACCCATATTTTATGCTTTTAAAGCTATCCGAGAATCTTCCAGTTGGGAAAGTTTAAGTGATGCACAAAAACGTATAGTTGAAG CTCAAATAAGAGATGCAGTCCTCAATGGTATTTCCCTTGAAGATGATAAAAGACAACAGTTCAATAAAATTGAACAG GAGTTAGAAAAGTTAGCacagaaatttgaagagaatgTTCTAGATGCCACaaagaaatatgaaaaattggTTACTGATAAGAAGGACATTGAAGGAATGCCTACTACTGCACTTGCCATGGCTGCACAAAAGGCAATTTCCAAG GGCTATGAAAATGCTACCGTTGAAAATGGGCCATGGGTTATTACTTTGGATGGTCCAAGCTATCGTTGTGTCATGCAACATGCTCGGAACCGATATTTGCGTGAGGAAGTATACCGTGCTTATATCACCCGTGCTTCAAGTGGAGACCTCAACAATACACCAATTATTGACCAAATTTTGAAGCTTAGGTTGGAGAAAGCAAATCTTCTTGGCTATGATAACTATGCTGAG gTAAGCATGGAAAAGAAAATGGCTACTGTCAGTAAAGCAGAGGAGCTTATAGAGGAACTTTGTAGTGCTTCATGGAGTTCTGCAATTCAAG aCATGGAGGACATTAAAATTTTTGCTAAAGGTCAAAATGCAACAGAAGCTGATGAATTGAATCTCTGGGATGTAAAATTCTGGAGTGAGAGATTGCGTGAGTCCAGTTATCACATAAATGAG GAAGAGTTGCGTCCCTTTTTATCACTGCCAAATGTTATAGATGGCCTCTTTAGCCTTGCAAAGATGCTCTTTGCAATTGATATTGACCCAGCGGATGGCCTAGCTCCG GTATGGAATGAGGATGTCAAATTGTACTGTGTCAAAGATTCCTATGGTGCTCCCATGGCATACTTCTATTTTGACCCATATTCTCGTCCCTCTGAAAAACGTGGTGGGGCATGGGTCTCTGTGATTGTTGGTCGTAGTCGTGCACTTTCACGAGATGGTACATCATCTAGGTTGCCCATTGTACACATAGTGTGCAATCAAACACCACCATTAGCTGGCAAGCCAAGCCTTATGACCTTCCATGAG GTTGAGGCTGTCTTCCATGAGTTTGGCCATGCCCTTCAGCATATGTTAACCACGCAAGATGAGGGACTTGTTTCTGGTAATCGAGGGATAGAATGGGATGCTGTTGAATTACCTTCTACGTTCATGGAAAATTGGTGCTATCAAAG GGATACTTTAAGGAGCATTGCCAAGCACTATGAAACTGGTGAGAGTCTCCCTGAAGAAGTATGCTTGAAACTTCGTTCAGCAAGGACTTTTCGTGCAGGTTCAGAGCTTCTTCGTCAG CTACGATTTGCGAGTGTAGATATGGAACTCCATACAAAGTATGTTCCTGGTGGTTCAGAATCCGTCTTTGACATTGATCATAGAGTGGGTCAAAAGACTCATTTGATCCCATTGCTTCCAGAGGACAGGTTCCTCTGCAGTTTCAGCCATATATTTGCAG ATGATTATGCAGCTGGATACTACAGCTACCAG TGGGCAGAGGTGTTGGCTTTTGATGCCTTTTCCGCATTTGAGGAGGCTGGCTTGGATAATGACAAG GCTATTAAAGAAATGGGTCTGAAGTTTCGAGAAACCATACTTGCTCTTGGTGGTGGAAAATCACCCCTTGAG GTTTTCATTGAGTTCCGAGGGCGTGAACCTTTGCCAGAGGCGATGCTCAGGTACAATGGCTTATTGCCTTGA